The following proteins are co-located in the Solanum pennellii chromosome 1, SPENNV200 genome:
- the LOC107006844 gene encoding rho GTPase-activating protein 7-like isoform X4: MSASLAAFERPRIGSSSAVFKSGPLFISSKGLGWKSWKKRWFILTRTSLVFFKHDPSTLPQRGGEVNLTLGGIDLNNSGSVVVREDKKLLTVLFPDGRDGRAFTLKAETSEDLYEWKTALEHALAQAPSAALVMGQDGIFRNDASDSFEGSFHQWKDKHPVKSFVVGRPILLALEDIDGGPSFLEKALKFLEKYGTKVEGILRQSADVEEVERRVKEYEEGKTEFGPGEDAHVIGDCVKHVLRELPSSPVPASCCTALLEAYKIDRKEARVNAMRSAILETFPDPNRRLLQRILKMMYTISSHQSENRMTPSAVAACMAPLLLRPLLAGECELEDDFDFNGDNSAQLLAAANAANNAQAIITTLLEEYENIFDDDNLHRCSISADSQIGHSGSEESSDNENMDMKDNGYHDAENEVDPDTDDDCDRILSGKLSESSGSAASDLYDYKGVGGNDSDIGSPRDGCLQGVKLKPKVDPQPLAGSNVSLHEQLERRGNEINAFHELAVTESQRSMGEILSSMDPGPPLGVPVPDSGIEKPSGKLTPSNQNVKRSTFWGRSNGRSTPSTESIDSSGEEELAIQRLEITKNDLRHRIAKEARGNAILQASLERRKQALHERRLALEQDVARLQEQLQAERDLRAALEVGLSMSSGQLSGSRAMDSKTRAELEEIALAEADVARLKQKVAELHNQLNQQRQHHYGSLADACDRYQNGPNHNSQKYYQQDFDTTLAFCNHERRQRNEELLGSDLRNMKGQVLTSTSGMRQPTRKQLRETSLSDSKSTEASTGLSVGECDAVDSSPLHPTSKATEAMDYTRHPSAASSTLVELTTRLDFFKERRSQLMEQLHNLDLNYGSTSHQPMYKPSSPPWN, translated from the exons AGCACACTTCCTCAGCGAGGTGGTGAAGTGAATCTAACTTTGGGGGGAATCGACTTAAATAATTCAGGGAG TGTTGTTGTCAGAGAAGATAAAAAGCTATTGACTGTACTGTTTCCAGATGGACGCGATGGACGAGCTTTTACACTTAAG GCAGAGACATCAGAGGATTTGTATGAGTGGAAGACTGCGCTCGAGCATGCTCTTGCACAAGCGCCTAGTGCTGCTTTGGTGATGGGACAGGATGGCATTTTCCGGAATGACGCTAGTGATTCCTTTGAAGGGTCTTTCCACCAAT GGAAGGATAAACACCCTGTTAAATCTTTTGTTGTTGGGAGACCAATTCTGCTTGCCTTAGAAGATATAGATGGAGGCCCTTCCTTTCTTGAGAAGGCACTGAAATTTCTTGAGAAGTATG GTACCAAGGTCGAAGGTATATTACGGCAGTCTGCAGATGTCGAGGAAGTGGAGCGGAGGgtaaaagaatatgaagaag GCAAAACTGAATTTGGCCCCGGAGAGGATGCTCATGTAATTGGTGACTGTGTTAAG CATGTACTTCGTGAGCTTCCCTCATCTCCTGTTCCTGCTTCCTGCTGTACTGCTCTGTTGGAAGCTTATA AAATTGATCGAAAGGAAGCCCGAGTTAATGCTATGCGCTCTGCCATTCTCGAAACATTTCCTGATCCAAATAGGCGCTTATTACAGAG AATTCTGAAGATGATGTATACAATTTCTTCACATCAATCTGAAAATCGGATGACACCATCTGCTGTTGCTGCTTGTATGGCACCATTACTTTTAAGGCCTCTTTTAGCTGGCGAATGTGAGTTGGAGGATGATTTTGACTTCAATGGTGACAATTCTGCTCAGCTTCTTGCTGCTGCTAATGCAGCCAATAATGCCCAGGCTATCATTACTACTCTTCTCGAGGAGTATGAGAATATTTTCGAT GATGATAATCTACATAGGTGCTCTATTTCAGCGGACTCTCAAATTGGACATAGTGGGAGTGAAGAATCATCAGATAATGAGAATATGGATATGAAGGACAATGGTTATCATGATGCTGAAAATGAGGTTGATCCAGATACCGATGATGATTGTGATCGCATATTGAGTGGTAAATTAAGCGAAAGCAGTGGTTCCGCTGCCAGTGATCTTTATGATTATAAG GGGGTTGGAGGGAATGACTCAGATATTGGATCTCCAAGAGATGGTTGTTTACAAGGAGTGAAATTGAAACCGAAAGTGGACCCTCAGCCACTTGCAGGCTCTAATGTCTCATTGCATGAACAATTGGAAAGACGTGGAAATGAGATAAATGCTTTTCACGAATTGGCTGTTACTGAGTCTCAGCGATCTATGGGTGAGATACTCTCATCTATGGATCCTGGGCCACCCCTGGGTGTCCCTGTACCTGATTCTGGCATAGAGAAACCGAGTGGGAAGCTAACACCTTCTAACCAGAATGTTAAAAGGTCAACATTTTGGGGGAGAAGCAAT GGTAGAAGTACTCCATCAACAGAATCAATTGATTCTTCTGGAGAGGAAGA GCTTGCTATACAGAGACTTGAGATAACAAAAAATGACTTGCGCCATAGGATTGCGAAGGAG GCAAGAGGAAATGCGATTCTACAAGCAAGCCTGGAGAGACGAAAACAAGCTTTGCACGAGCGTCGCTTGGCCCTTGAACAAGAT GTGGCTAGACTACAAGAACAATTACAAGCTGAGAGAGACTTGAGAGCTGCACTAGAAGTTGGTTTGAGCATGTCTTCTGGACAGTTGTCGGGTTCTCGTGCAATGGATTCCAAG ACTAGGGCTGAGCTTGAAGAAATAGCCCTTGCGGAAGCAGATGTGGCTAGATTAAAGCAGAAAGTTGCTGAGTTGCACAATCAACTTAATCAGCAACGGCAGCATCATTATGGCTCATTAGCTGATGCTTGTGATCGTTATCAAAATGGGCCAAACCATAATTCTCA GAAATATTACCAGCAAGATTTTGACACGACGCTCGCTTTCTGTAATCATGAAAGAAGACAAAGAAATGAG GAATTGCTGGGATCAGatttaaggaatatgaaaggaCAAGTACTGACATCCACCTCTGGTATGAGGCAGCCTACTCGGAAACAACTCCGAGAGACAAGCTTAAGTGATTCTAAGAGTACTGAAGCATCAACTGGTCTGTCTGTGGGTGAATGTGATGCTGTTGATTCTTCCCCCCTGCATCCCACTTCAAAGGCCACTGAG GCTATGGATTATACACGACACCCTTCGGCTGCATCTTCCACTTTGGTTGAATTAACAACACGTTTAGACTTCTTCAAGGAAAGACGCTCTCAGCTGATGGAACAACTCCATAACCTTGACCTAAACTATGGATCAACATCTCATCAGCCTATGTACAAACCTTCATCTCCTCCATGGAACTAA
- the LOC107006844 gene encoding rho GTPase-activating protein 7-like isoform X3 translates to MSASLAAFERPRIGSSSAVFKSGPLFISSKGLGWKSWKKRWFILTRTSLVFFKHDPSTLPQRGGEVNLTLGGIDLNNSGSVVVREDKKLLTVLFPDGRDGRAFTLKAETSEDLYEWKTALEHALAQAPSAALVMGQDGIFRNDASDSFEGSFHQWKDKHPVKSFVVGRPILLALEDIDGGPSFLEKALKFLEKYGTKVEGILRQSADVEEVERRVKEYEEGKTEFGPGEDAHVIGDCVKHVLRELPSSPVPASCCTALLEAYKIDRKEARVNAMRSAILETFPDPNRRLLQRILKMMYTISSHQSENRMTPSAVAACMAPLLLRPLLAGECELEDDFDFNGDNSAQLLAAANAANNAQAIITTLLEEYENIFDDDNLHRCSISADSQIGHSGSEESSDNENMDMKDNGYHDAENEVDPDTDDDCDRILSGKLSESSGSAASDLYDYKGVGGNDSDIGSPRDGCLQGVKLKPKVDPQPLAGSNVSLHEQLERRGNEINAFHELAVTESQRSMGEILSSMDPGPPLGVPVPDSGIEKPSGKLTPSNQNVKRSTFWGRSNGRSTPSTESIDSSGEEELAIQRLEITKNDLRHRIAKEARGNAILQASLERRKQALHERRLALEQDVARLQEQLQAERDLRAALEVGLSMSSGQLSGSRAMDSKTRAELEEIALAEADVARLKQKVAELHNQLNQQRQHHYGSLADACDRYQNGPNHNSQKYYQQDFDTTLAFCNHERRQRNEELLGSDLRNMKGQVLTSTSGMRQPTRKQLRETSLSDSKSTEASTGLSVGECDAVDSSPLHPTSKATEQAMDYTRHPSAASSTLVELTTRLDFFKERRSQLMEQLHNLDLNYGSTSHQPMYKPSSPPWN, encoded by the exons AGCACACTTCCTCAGCGAGGTGGTGAAGTGAATCTAACTTTGGGGGGAATCGACTTAAATAATTCAGGGAG TGTTGTTGTCAGAGAAGATAAAAAGCTATTGACTGTACTGTTTCCAGATGGACGCGATGGACGAGCTTTTACACTTAAG GCAGAGACATCAGAGGATTTGTATGAGTGGAAGACTGCGCTCGAGCATGCTCTTGCACAAGCGCCTAGTGCTGCTTTGGTGATGGGACAGGATGGCATTTTCCGGAATGACGCTAGTGATTCCTTTGAAGGGTCTTTCCACCAAT GGAAGGATAAACACCCTGTTAAATCTTTTGTTGTTGGGAGACCAATTCTGCTTGCCTTAGAAGATATAGATGGAGGCCCTTCCTTTCTTGAGAAGGCACTGAAATTTCTTGAGAAGTATG GTACCAAGGTCGAAGGTATATTACGGCAGTCTGCAGATGTCGAGGAAGTGGAGCGGAGGgtaaaagaatatgaagaag GCAAAACTGAATTTGGCCCCGGAGAGGATGCTCATGTAATTGGTGACTGTGTTAAG CATGTACTTCGTGAGCTTCCCTCATCTCCTGTTCCTGCTTCCTGCTGTACTGCTCTGTTGGAAGCTTATA AAATTGATCGAAAGGAAGCCCGAGTTAATGCTATGCGCTCTGCCATTCTCGAAACATTTCCTGATCCAAATAGGCGCTTATTACAGAG AATTCTGAAGATGATGTATACAATTTCTTCACATCAATCTGAAAATCGGATGACACCATCTGCTGTTGCTGCTTGTATGGCACCATTACTTTTAAGGCCTCTTTTAGCTGGCGAATGTGAGTTGGAGGATGATTTTGACTTCAATGGTGACAATTCTGCTCAGCTTCTTGCTGCTGCTAATGCAGCCAATAATGCCCAGGCTATCATTACTACTCTTCTCGAGGAGTATGAGAATATTTTCGAT GATGATAATCTACATAGGTGCTCTATTTCAGCGGACTCTCAAATTGGACATAGTGGGAGTGAAGAATCATCAGATAATGAGAATATGGATATGAAGGACAATGGTTATCATGATGCTGAAAATGAGGTTGATCCAGATACCGATGATGATTGTGATCGCATATTGAGTGGTAAATTAAGCGAAAGCAGTGGTTCCGCTGCCAGTGATCTTTATGATTATAAG GGGGTTGGAGGGAATGACTCAGATATTGGATCTCCAAGAGATGGTTGTTTACAAGGAGTGAAATTGAAACCGAAAGTGGACCCTCAGCCACTTGCAGGCTCTAATGTCTCATTGCATGAACAATTGGAAAGACGTGGAAATGAGATAAATGCTTTTCACGAATTGGCTGTTACTGAGTCTCAGCGATCTATGGGTGAGATACTCTCATCTATGGATCCTGGGCCACCCCTGGGTGTCCCTGTACCTGATTCTGGCATAGAGAAACCGAGTGGGAAGCTAACACCTTCTAACCAGAATGTTAAAAGGTCAACATTTTGGGGGAGAAGCAAT GGTAGAAGTACTCCATCAACAGAATCAATTGATTCTTCTGGAGAGGAAGA GCTTGCTATACAGAGACTTGAGATAACAAAAAATGACTTGCGCCATAGGATTGCGAAGGAG GCAAGAGGAAATGCGATTCTACAAGCAAGCCTGGAGAGACGAAAACAAGCTTTGCACGAGCGTCGCTTGGCCCTTGAACAAGAT GTGGCTAGACTACAAGAACAATTACAAGCTGAGAGAGACTTGAGAGCTGCACTAGAAGTTGGTTTGAGCATGTCTTCTGGACAGTTGTCGGGTTCTCGTGCAATGGATTCCAAG ACTAGGGCTGAGCTTGAAGAAATAGCCCTTGCGGAAGCAGATGTGGCTAGATTAAAGCAGAAAGTTGCTGAGTTGCACAATCAACTTAATCAGCAACGGCAGCATCATTATGGCTCATTAGCTGATGCTTGTGATCGTTATCAAAATGGGCCAAACCATAATTCTCA GAAATATTACCAGCAAGATTTTGACACGACGCTCGCTTTCTGTAATCATGAAAGAAGACAAAGAAATGAG GAATTGCTGGGATCAGatttaaggaatatgaaaggaCAAGTACTGACATCCACCTCTGGTATGAGGCAGCCTACTCGGAAACAACTCCGAGAGACAAGCTTAAGTGATTCTAAGAGTACTGAAGCATCAACTGGTCTGTCTGTGGGTGAATGTGATGCTGTTGATTCTTCCCCCCTGCATCCCACTTCAAAGGCCACTGAG CAGGCTATGGATTATACACGACACCCTTCGGCTGCATCTTCCACTTTGGTTGAATTAACAACACGTTTAGACTTCTTCAAGGAAAGACGCTCTCAGCTGATGGAACAACTCCATAACCTTGACCTAAACTATGGATCAACATCTCATCAGCCTATGTACAAACCTTCATCTCCTCCATGGAACTAA
- the LOC107007897 gene encoding uncharacterized protein LOC107007897 has translation MDFSFFGNFPWFKPHSANDMASTVASTSTLMQTPKQNAQFDAKFWKWTVFSFLPWAKVAEGNIQMPTTVNKKLKRRPSREGVDSLARKSAIRFRPYVSKVPWHTGPRAFLSQLFPRYGHYCGPNWSSGKDGGSPIWDRRPIDWLDFCCYCHDMGYDSHDQAELLKADLAFLECLEKPNMSTRGDPHVALLYKTMCTSGLRNILIPYRQQLITLQSKQLCFGFGWLGGIMEPAKCLKDRFVWLQK, from the exons ATGGATTTTTCATTTTTCGGTAATTTCCCGTGGTTCAAACCCCATTCTGCAAATGATATGGCATCAACAGTTGCATCTACTAGCACCCTAATGCAAACACCTAAACAAAATGCTCAGTTTGATGCTAAGTTTTGGAAATGGACTGTGTTTTCATTTCTTCCTTGGGCTAAAGTAGCTGAGGGTAATATTCAAATGCCAACAACTGTCAACAAGAAACTGAAACGACGTCCGTCTCGTGAAGGTGTAGACTCTCTAGCTCGAAAGTCAGCCATACGCTTCAGACCATATGTTTCTAAAGTTCCATGGCATACAGGTCCACGAGCTTTTCTTTCTCAACTTTTCCCTCGATATGGTCATTACTGTGGACCAAACTGGTCAAGTGGAAAAGATGGAGGGTCACCAATTTGGGACAGAAGACCGATTGATTGGTTGGATTTTTGCTGCTATTGTCACGACATGGGCTACGATTCTCATGATCAGGCTGAACTTCTCAAAGCAGACCTTGCATTCCTCGAGTGCTTGGAGAAACCAAACATGAGTACGCGAGGAGATCCTCATGTAGCTCTACTTTACAAGACTATGTGCACATCAG GCCTTAGGAACATATTGATACCTTACAGACAACAACTCATTACCTTACAATCTAAGCAACTGTGTTTTGGATTTGGATGGCTCGGCGGTATCATGGAACCTGCAAAATGCTTGAAAGATCGTTTCGTATGGTTACAGAAGTAG
- the LOC107006844 gene encoding rho GTPase-activating protein 7-like isoform X2 yields MSASLAAFERPRIGSSSAVFKSGPLFISSKGLGWKSWKKRWFILTRTSLVFFKHDPSTLPQRGGEVNLTLGGIDLNNSGSVVVREDKKLLTVLFPDGRDGRAFTLKAETSEDLYEWKTALEHALAQAPSAALVMGQDGIFRNDASDSFEGSFHQWKDKHPVKSFVVGRPILLALEDIDGGPSFLEKALKFLEKYGTKVEGILRQSADVEEVERRVKEYEEGKTEFGPGEDAHVIGDCVKHVLRELPSSPVPASCCTALLEAYKIDRKEARVNAMRSAILETFPDPNRRLLQRILKMMYTISSHQSENRMTPSAVAACMAPLLLRPLLAGECELEDDFDFNGDNSAQLLAAANAANNAQAIITTLLEEYENIFDDDNLHRCSISADSQIGHSGSEESSDNENMDMKDNGYHDAENEVDPDTDDDCDRILSGKLSESSGSAASDLYDYKGVGGNDSDIGSPRDGCLQGVKLKPKVDPQPLAGSNVSLHEQLERRGNEINAFHELAVTESQRSMGEILSSMDPGPPLGVPVPDSGIEKPSGKLTPSNQNVKRSTFWGRSNGRSTPSTESIDSSGEEELAIQRLEITKNDLRHRIAKEARGNAILQASLERRKQALHERRLALEQDVARLQEQLQAERDLRAALEVGLSMSSGQLSGSRAMDSKTRAELEEIALAEADVARLKQKVAELHNQLNQQRQHHYGSLADACDRYQNGPNHNSQLKYYQQDFDTTLAFCNHERRQRNEELLGSDLRNMKGQVLTSTSGMRQPTRKQLRETSLSDSKSTEASTGLSVGECDAVDSSPLHPTSKATEAMDYTRHPSAASSTLVELTTRLDFFKERRSQLMEQLHNLDLNYGSTSHQPMYKPSSPPWN; encoded by the exons AGCACACTTCCTCAGCGAGGTGGTGAAGTGAATCTAACTTTGGGGGGAATCGACTTAAATAATTCAGGGAG TGTTGTTGTCAGAGAAGATAAAAAGCTATTGACTGTACTGTTTCCAGATGGACGCGATGGACGAGCTTTTACACTTAAG GCAGAGACATCAGAGGATTTGTATGAGTGGAAGACTGCGCTCGAGCATGCTCTTGCACAAGCGCCTAGTGCTGCTTTGGTGATGGGACAGGATGGCATTTTCCGGAATGACGCTAGTGATTCCTTTGAAGGGTCTTTCCACCAAT GGAAGGATAAACACCCTGTTAAATCTTTTGTTGTTGGGAGACCAATTCTGCTTGCCTTAGAAGATATAGATGGAGGCCCTTCCTTTCTTGAGAAGGCACTGAAATTTCTTGAGAAGTATG GTACCAAGGTCGAAGGTATATTACGGCAGTCTGCAGATGTCGAGGAAGTGGAGCGGAGGgtaaaagaatatgaagaag GCAAAACTGAATTTGGCCCCGGAGAGGATGCTCATGTAATTGGTGACTGTGTTAAG CATGTACTTCGTGAGCTTCCCTCATCTCCTGTTCCTGCTTCCTGCTGTACTGCTCTGTTGGAAGCTTATA AAATTGATCGAAAGGAAGCCCGAGTTAATGCTATGCGCTCTGCCATTCTCGAAACATTTCCTGATCCAAATAGGCGCTTATTACAGAG AATTCTGAAGATGATGTATACAATTTCTTCACATCAATCTGAAAATCGGATGACACCATCTGCTGTTGCTGCTTGTATGGCACCATTACTTTTAAGGCCTCTTTTAGCTGGCGAATGTGAGTTGGAGGATGATTTTGACTTCAATGGTGACAATTCTGCTCAGCTTCTTGCTGCTGCTAATGCAGCCAATAATGCCCAGGCTATCATTACTACTCTTCTCGAGGAGTATGAGAATATTTTCGAT GATGATAATCTACATAGGTGCTCTATTTCAGCGGACTCTCAAATTGGACATAGTGGGAGTGAAGAATCATCAGATAATGAGAATATGGATATGAAGGACAATGGTTATCATGATGCTGAAAATGAGGTTGATCCAGATACCGATGATGATTGTGATCGCATATTGAGTGGTAAATTAAGCGAAAGCAGTGGTTCCGCTGCCAGTGATCTTTATGATTATAAG GGGGTTGGAGGGAATGACTCAGATATTGGATCTCCAAGAGATGGTTGTTTACAAGGAGTGAAATTGAAACCGAAAGTGGACCCTCAGCCACTTGCAGGCTCTAATGTCTCATTGCATGAACAATTGGAAAGACGTGGAAATGAGATAAATGCTTTTCACGAATTGGCTGTTACTGAGTCTCAGCGATCTATGGGTGAGATACTCTCATCTATGGATCCTGGGCCACCCCTGGGTGTCCCTGTACCTGATTCTGGCATAGAGAAACCGAGTGGGAAGCTAACACCTTCTAACCAGAATGTTAAAAGGTCAACATTTTGGGGGAGAAGCAAT GGTAGAAGTACTCCATCAACAGAATCAATTGATTCTTCTGGAGAGGAAGA GCTTGCTATACAGAGACTTGAGATAACAAAAAATGACTTGCGCCATAGGATTGCGAAGGAG GCAAGAGGAAATGCGATTCTACAAGCAAGCCTGGAGAGACGAAAACAAGCTTTGCACGAGCGTCGCTTGGCCCTTGAACAAGAT GTGGCTAGACTACAAGAACAATTACAAGCTGAGAGAGACTTGAGAGCTGCACTAGAAGTTGGTTTGAGCATGTCTTCTGGACAGTTGTCGGGTTCTCGTGCAATGGATTCCAAG ACTAGGGCTGAGCTTGAAGAAATAGCCCTTGCGGAAGCAGATGTGGCTAGATTAAAGCAGAAAGTTGCTGAGTTGCACAATCAACTTAATCAGCAACGGCAGCATCATTATGGCTCATTAGCTGATGCTTGTGATCGTTATCAAAATGGGCCAAACCATAATTCTCAGTT GAAATATTACCAGCAAGATTTTGACACGACGCTCGCTTTCTGTAATCATGAAAGAAGACAAAGAAATGAG GAATTGCTGGGATCAGatttaaggaatatgaaaggaCAAGTACTGACATCCACCTCTGGTATGAGGCAGCCTACTCGGAAACAACTCCGAGAGACAAGCTTAAGTGATTCTAAGAGTACTGAAGCATCAACTGGTCTGTCTGTGGGTGAATGTGATGCTGTTGATTCTTCCCCCCTGCATCCCACTTCAAAGGCCACTGAG GCTATGGATTATACACGACACCCTTCGGCTGCATCTTCCACTTTGGTTGAATTAACAACACGTTTAGACTTCTTCAAGGAAAGACGCTCTCAGCTGATGGAACAACTCCATAACCTTGACCTAAACTATGGATCAACATCTCATCAGCCTATGTACAAACCTTCATCTCCTCCATGGAACTAA
- the LOC107006844 gene encoding rho GTPase-activating protein 7-like isoform X1, with protein sequence MSASLAAFERPRIGSSSAVFKSGPLFISSKGLGWKSWKKRWFILTRTSLVFFKHDPSTLPQRGGEVNLTLGGIDLNNSGSVVVREDKKLLTVLFPDGRDGRAFTLKAETSEDLYEWKTALEHALAQAPSAALVMGQDGIFRNDASDSFEGSFHQWKDKHPVKSFVVGRPILLALEDIDGGPSFLEKALKFLEKYGTKVEGILRQSADVEEVERRVKEYEEGKTEFGPGEDAHVIGDCVKHVLRELPSSPVPASCCTALLEAYKIDRKEARVNAMRSAILETFPDPNRRLLQRILKMMYTISSHQSENRMTPSAVAACMAPLLLRPLLAGECELEDDFDFNGDNSAQLLAAANAANNAQAIITTLLEEYENIFDDDNLHRCSISADSQIGHSGSEESSDNENMDMKDNGYHDAENEVDPDTDDDCDRILSGKLSESSGSAASDLYDYKGVGGNDSDIGSPRDGCLQGVKLKPKVDPQPLAGSNVSLHEQLERRGNEINAFHELAVTESQRSMGEILSSMDPGPPLGVPVPDSGIEKPSGKLTPSNQNVKRSTFWGRSNGRSTPSTESIDSSGEEELAIQRLEITKNDLRHRIAKEARGNAILQASLERRKQALHERRLALEQDVARLQEQLQAERDLRAALEVGLSMSSGQLSGSRAMDSKTRAELEEIALAEADVARLKQKVAELHNQLNQQRQHHYGSLADACDRYQNGPNHNSQLKYYQQDFDTTLAFCNHERRQRNEELLGSDLRNMKGQVLTSTSGMRQPTRKQLRETSLSDSKSTEASTGLSVGECDAVDSSPLHPTSKATEQAMDYTRHPSAASSTLVELTTRLDFFKERRSQLMEQLHNLDLNYGSTSHQPMYKPSSPPWN encoded by the exons AGCACACTTCCTCAGCGAGGTGGTGAAGTGAATCTAACTTTGGGGGGAATCGACTTAAATAATTCAGGGAG TGTTGTTGTCAGAGAAGATAAAAAGCTATTGACTGTACTGTTTCCAGATGGACGCGATGGACGAGCTTTTACACTTAAG GCAGAGACATCAGAGGATTTGTATGAGTGGAAGACTGCGCTCGAGCATGCTCTTGCACAAGCGCCTAGTGCTGCTTTGGTGATGGGACAGGATGGCATTTTCCGGAATGACGCTAGTGATTCCTTTGAAGGGTCTTTCCACCAAT GGAAGGATAAACACCCTGTTAAATCTTTTGTTGTTGGGAGACCAATTCTGCTTGCCTTAGAAGATATAGATGGAGGCCCTTCCTTTCTTGAGAAGGCACTGAAATTTCTTGAGAAGTATG GTACCAAGGTCGAAGGTATATTACGGCAGTCTGCAGATGTCGAGGAAGTGGAGCGGAGGgtaaaagaatatgaagaag GCAAAACTGAATTTGGCCCCGGAGAGGATGCTCATGTAATTGGTGACTGTGTTAAG CATGTACTTCGTGAGCTTCCCTCATCTCCTGTTCCTGCTTCCTGCTGTACTGCTCTGTTGGAAGCTTATA AAATTGATCGAAAGGAAGCCCGAGTTAATGCTATGCGCTCTGCCATTCTCGAAACATTTCCTGATCCAAATAGGCGCTTATTACAGAG AATTCTGAAGATGATGTATACAATTTCTTCACATCAATCTGAAAATCGGATGACACCATCTGCTGTTGCTGCTTGTATGGCACCATTACTTTTAAGGCCTCTTTTAGCTGGCGAATGTGAGTTGGAGGATGATTTTGACTTCAATGGTGACAATTCTGCTCAGCTTCTTGCTGCTGCTAATGCAGCCAATAATGCCCAGGCTATCATTACTACTCTTCTCGAGGAGTATGAGAATATTTTCGAT GATGATAATCTACATAGGTGCTCTATTTCAGCGGACTCTCAAATTGGACATAGTGGGAGTGAAGAATCATCAGATAATGAGAATATGGATATGAAGGACAATGGTTATCATGATGCTGAAAATGAGGTTGATCCAGATACCGATGATGATTGTGATCGCATATTGAGTGGTAAATTAAGCGAAAGCAGTGGTTCCGCTGCCAGTGATCTTTATGATTATAAG GGGGTTGGAGGGAATGACTCAGATATTGGATCTCCAAGAGATGGTTGTTTACAAGGAGTGAAATTGAAACCGAAAGTGGACCCTCAGCCACTTGCAGGCTCTAATGTCTCATTGCATGAACAATTGGAAAGACGTGGAAATGAGATAAATGCTTTTCACGAATTGGCTGTTACTGAGTCTCAGCGATCTATGGGTGAGATACTCTCATCTATGGATCCTGGGCCACCCCTGGGTGTCCCTGTACCTGATTCTGGCATAGAGAAACCGAGTGGGAAGCTAACACCTTCTAACCAGAATGTTAAAAGGTCAACATTTTGGGGGAGAAGCAAT GGTAGAAGTACTCCATCAACAGAATCAATTGATTCTTCTGGAGAGGAAGA GCTTGCTATACAGAGACTTGAGATAACAAAAAATGACTTGCGCCATAGGATTGCGAAGGAG GCAAGAGGAAATGCGATTCTACAAGCAAGCCTGGAGAGACGAAAACAAGCTTTGCACGAGCGTCGCTTGGCCCTTGAACAAGAT GTGGCTAGACTACAAGAACAATTACAAGCTGAGAGAGACTTGAGAGCTGCACTAGAAGTTGGTTTGAGCATGTCTTCTGGACAGTTGTCGGGTTCTCGTGCAATGGATTCCAAG ACTAGGGCTGAGCTTGAAGAAATAGCCCTTGCGGAAGCAGATGTGGCTAGATTAAAGCAGAAAGTTGCTGAGTTGCACAATCAACTTAATCAGCAACGGCAGCATCATTATGGCTCATTAGCTGATGCTTGTGATCGTTATCAAAATGGGCCAAACCATAATTCTCAGTT GAAATATTACCAGCAAGATTTTGACACGACGCTCGCTTTCTGTAATCATGAAAGAAGACAAAGAAATGAG GAATTGCTGGGATCAGatttaaggaatatgaaaggaCAAGTACTGACATCCACCTCTGGTATGAGGCAGCCTACTCGGAAACAACTCCGAGAGACAAGCTTAAGTGATTCTAAGAGTACTGAAGCATCAACTGGTCTGTCTGTGGGTGAATGTGATGCTGTTGATTCTTCCCCCCTGCATCCCACTTCAAAGGCCACTGAG CAGGCTATGGATTATACACGACACCCTTCGGCTGCATCTTCCACTTTGGTTGAATTAACAACACGTTTAGACTTCTTCAAGGAAAGACGCTCTCAGCTGATGGAACAACTCCATAACCTTGACCTAAACTATGGATCAACATCTCATCAGCCTATGTACAAACCTTCATCTCCTCCATGGAACTAA